GAAGATGTACAAAGAATGATTGATACAGCAGTGGAGCAATTCGGCACACTGGATATTCTAGTGAACAATGCCGGTATTATGGACAATATGTACGCTGCAGCTACAGTTACGGATGAGATATGGGACAAAGTATTAGCGATCAACACAACAGGTGTCATGCGTGCAACTCGTAAAGCATTAACTATCTTCGAAGAGAAAAAAGCAGGTGTGATCGTCAACATGGCTTCTATCTCAGCGGTGACAGGTGGTCGAGGTGGACTGGCTTACACTGCGTCAAAACACGCGGTCGCAGGAATGACAAAAAGCGTCGCTTCTCAATACGGTCCCTTAAACATCCGCTGTAACGCAATTGCACCAGCACAAATCCCAACTAATATTACAAACAGCCTAACTCAACCAGATGAATTCGGAATGAAACAAGCTTTAAGAGGCGTAAATATGATGAGCCGTCCTGGAACAAAGGAAGAGATCGCAAACATTGCACTATTTCTAGCCTCAGACGAATCCTCATATGTTAATGGCGTCATTATGGAAGCTGATAATGGCTAGTCTGCCTATTAGGATTTACTCTCTTATAGAAGTAAGGCTTGGAAACATTCAAATAATTTCATATAAAACATACTAACATAACTACCTCACCCCGTTTCCCTGCACTCCGAAAGGCACGCTTTCCGAGGGGCGTGGCTTGAGCCGCTTCCTTCGCTTTGCTCCGTCCAGGGTCTCAAGACGCACGCTGATCCCTCAGGAGTCGGCCTTTCTCCGTTCCGGTACACTCTGATACTCTAAAAAACATTTTCTTATAAGAACAGAAAAAAAGCGTAAAGGATTCCCCTTACGTTTTTTCTGTTCTCTCCCAACCTCTTTTCTTTCTTACTGAGTTGTATGCCATTTTTTCTTTTCGCTTGCATAGACGACCGCTGCCGGTGCTACGATAAACGCAAGTGCCACCATTCCGGAGAACATGCCTGTCAGTTCTTTACTTCCAAAGGAAAATCCAGCTGCTACACCTAATGCAATCCCTGCCAATACCGCCAACGTAACAATTTTATACATGTTAGATCCCCGACCTTTCATTTGTAAGAAGCGATCGTCTCGCCGATTTATTTGTTACTTTTAGCATACTCTCATTGAGAACCTTTTTCAAGTGCAATTGAGAATCTTTTTCAGCGTCTATGAAAATGTATTGATATTGTATGTCATGAGCAGTATTTTAATGTTTAGAAAACATGAAAAAACCGTCAGGGCTTAGTTACACCCAGACGGTCGAAATAATTATTATTTTTCTAGAAGTTTTAGTGATTCACGATTAAATGCTGGGATATCGTCAGGTGTACGGCTTGTTACAAGTTGGTTCTGACAAACTACGACTTCTTTGTCTGCGTACTTTGCACCTGCATATTCCATATCTACACGGATGGACGTGTACCCTGTTGCATCGCGCCCTTCAAGCGCTTTTGCTGTAATGAGCAATTGTGGGCCATGACAAATTGCGAATACAGGTTTTTTTGCGTCCATAAATTCTTTGACGAATTTCACGAAACGATCATCTGCACGTAAAATGTCTGGTGAAAATCCGCCCGGAATAAACAATGCGTCGTAATCCGATGATTTAGCGTCATCAATTGCTTTATCAATTCCCACTTTTGTATTTTCTTTCATACCTGTTACTTCTGT
This window of the Sporosarcina ureae genome carries:
- a CDS encoding glucose 1-dehydrogenase, with the translated sequence MNRLENKVAVVTGAGSGIGREIAELYAREGAKLIIADMNMEGAEETVQTIKNAGGQALAVKTNVTVEEDVQRMIDTAVEQFGTLDILVNNAGIMDNMYAAATVTDEIWDKVLAINTTGVMRATRKALTIFEEKKAGVIVNMASISAVTGGRGGLAYTASKHAVAGMTKSVASQYGPLNIRCNAIAPAQIPTNITNSLTQPDEFGMKQALRGVNMMSRPGTKEEIANIALFLASDESSYVNGVIMEADNG
- a CDS encoding type 1 glutamine amidotransferase domain-containing protein, whose amino-acid sequence is MAKIATVLGDMFEDSEYMKPAAAYKEAGHEVEVIGAEAGTEVTGMKENTKVGIDKAIDDAKSSDYDALFIPGGFSPDILRADDRFVKFVKEFMDAKKPVFAICHGPQLLITAKALEGRDATGYTSIRVDMEYAGAKYADKEVVVCQNQLVTSRTPDDIPAFNRESLKLLEK